A single Alosa sapidissima isolate fAloSap1 chromosome 17, fAloSap1.pri, whole genome shotgun sequence DNA region contains:
- the LOC121687951 gene encoding cadherin-6-like isoform X2 has translation MNRENREHYQVVIQAKDMAGQMGGLSGTTTVSITLSDVNNNPPRFPQGVYQFSIPESAQPGSVIGVLHARDNDVGRNAEMEYKITSEDGRDIFKISTDKDTQEGVLTLNRHVDYETKRMHTLRVQVDNRYLDPRFRSLGPFHDTALVKVAVEDENEPPVFQRSSYVMEVLESAPVGTIVGAVSAMDPDNNRSPVRYSVDRHTDMDRVFNVYPGNGSVYLQKTLDRETLPWHNISIRAEEFNNLNQISRVPVSIKVLDVNDNPPIFATFYETFVCENAKAGQRIQMISATDPDEPIGGQRFSFRLAPEASVKANFTVRDNNDNTAMILTLRSGYSRLHRSRYLIPVVIADGGSPMLSSTNTLTVRVCSCDRDGNMKLCNAEAQALTAGLSTGALVAILLCVCILLIVMVLVVLFAALRRQRKKEPLIISKEDVRDNVVSYNDEGGGEEDTQAFDIGTLRNPEALEDSKLRRDIMPDALFSPLPRRPPPSAVAGAAPGALRDNADVRDFIAQRLAENDSDPTAPPYDSLATYAYEGSGSVAHSLSSLESAASDGDHDYNYLSDWGPRFKKLADMYGTEDSDKDS, from the exons gTGTGTATCAGTTCAGCATTCCTGAGTCGGCACAGCCAGGCTCAGTGATCGGCGTTCTTCACGCGCGGGACAACGATGTAGGCAGGAACGCAGAGATGGAGTACAAAATCACCAGCGAGGACGGACGCGACATCTTCAAGATCAGCACCGACAAGGACACTCAGGAGGGGGTCCTCACCCTTAACCGA CACGTGGACTACGAGACCAAGCGCATGCACACGCTGCGGGTGCAGGTGGACAACCGCTACCTGGACCCACGCTTCCGCTCTCTGGGGCCGTTCCACGACACGGCACTGGTCAAGGTGGCGGTGGAGGACGAGAACGAGCCGCCCGTCTTCCAGCGGTCGTCATACGTGATGGAGGTGCTGGAGAGCGCCCCCGTGGGCACCATCGTAGGGGCAGTCAGCGCCATGGACCCCGACAATAACCGCAGCCCTGTCAG GTACTCTGTCGACCGGCACACAGATATGGACCGCGTCTTCAATGTGTACCCGGGGAACGGCTCGGTCTACCTTCAGAAGACCCTGGACCGTGAAACGCTACCCTGGCACAACATCTCCATCAGGGCAGAGGAGTTCA ACAATCTGAACCAGATCAGCCGGGTGCCCGTATCCATCAAAGTCCTGGATGTCAACGACAACCCCCCGATCTTCGCCACCTTCTACGAGACCTTTGTCTGTGAAAACGCCAAAGCTGGACAG AGGATTCAGATGATCAGCGCCACTGATCCAGACGAGCCAATCGGGGGTCAGCGCTTCTCGTTCCGTCTAGCGCCTGAAGCCTCGGTCAAAGCCAACTTCACAGTCCGAGACAATAACG ACAACACGGCGATGATCCTGACGCTGCGCAGCGGCTACAGCCGCCTCCACCGCAGCCGCTACCTCATCCCCGTGGTGATCGCGGACGGCGGGAGCCCCATGCTGAGCAGCACCAACACGCTGACCGTGCGCGTGTGCTCGTGCGACCGCGACGGCAACATGAAGCTGTGCAACGCCGAGGCCCAGGCACTGACCGCTGGCCTCAGCACCGGAGCACTGGTGGCCATACTGCTGTGCGTCTGCATACTACTGA TAGTCATGG tGCTGGTGGTGCTGTTTGCCGCCCTGCGGCGTCAGCGTAAGAAGGAGCCGCTGATCATCTCCAAGGAGGACGTGCGCGACAACGTGGTCAGCTACAACGACGAGGGTGGCGGCGAGGAGGACACGCAGGCCTTCGACATCGGCACGCTGCGAAACCCCGAGGCGCTGGAGGACAGCAAGCTGCGCCGCGACATCATGCCCGACGCCCTCTTCTCCCCGTTGCCGCGGAGACCGCCCCCGTCCGCGGTCGCCGGCGCGGCGCCAGGGGCCCTCCGGGACAACGCCGACGTGCGGGACTTCATCGCCCAGCGGCTGGCGGAGAACGACTCGGACCCGACGGCGCCGCCGTACGACTCGCTGGCCACCTACGCGTACGAGGGCAGCGGGTCGGTGGCGCACAGCCTCAGCTCGCTGGAGTCGGCCGCCAGCGACGGTGACCACGACTACAACTACCTGAGCGACTGGGGCCCGCGCTTCAAGAAGCTCGCCGACATGTACGGCACCGAGGACAGCGACAAGGATTCATAA